One genomic window of Marinobacter adhaerens HP15 includes the following:
- the tusA gene encoding sulfurtransferase TusA, which yields MTATDYDLELDARGLFCPEPVMMLHNRINDVQPGGVLRVVATDPSTTRDIPRFCQFLGHELVKQLEEDDLFIYLIRRGQ from the coding sequence GTGACCGCAACTGACTACGACCTTGAGCTGGACGCCCGGGGCCTTTTCTGCCCGGAACCGGTCATGATGCTTCATAATCGGATCAACGATGTCCAACCTGGTGGCGTGTTGCGGGTTGTGGCGACAGACCCCTCTACCACCCGGGACATACCGAGGTTCTGCCAGTTTCTCGGCCATGAACTGGTGAAACAGCTGGAAGAGGACGATCTGTTTATCTACCTGATACGCCGGGGACAATAG
- a CDS encoding antibiotic biosynthesis monooxygenase family protein: MIRVLIERHIAETLETAYEERSRKVLQQAVSAPGFISGETLLDSHDPNHRITLANWRSEADWDRWFHSDERRELMLELIPMMDEEEHITVLEQSAF, encoded by the coding sequence ATGATCCGGGTTCTGATCGAACGCCATATTGCCGAAACCCTTGAAACAGCCTACGAAGAACGGTCGCGCAAGGTTCTGCAGCAGGCTGTCAGCGCCCCCGGTTTCATTTCTGGCGAAACCCTGCTCGACAGCCACGACCCCAATCACCGGATAACACTGGCGAACTGGCGCTCCGAAGCAGACTGGGATCGATGGTTTCACTCCGATGAGCGCCGTGAACTCATGCTGGAGCTTATCCCCATGATGGACGAAGAAGAGCACATTACAGTGCTGGAGCAAAGCGCCTTTTAA
- the rlmM gene encoding 23S rRNA (cytidine(2498)-2'-O)-methyltransferase RlmM, with amino-acid sequence MEQILVFCRPGFETEAGREMTDSASERGIFGYFEPLKDQGLVRFYPAAPETADDVMARLPLEELVFVRDWIVVLGQFSLPETDRVGAVIEGIRGLGRGFPGCARLEVRLPENNADGDLGNFARKWVSPLSRGLRGAGLLKADQNAPAPARLEVFLPDFTSAVVGFSLADNRARYVGGIPRLRLPASAPSRSALKLEEAWKVFLPPEQELDYLGGGKKAADLGAAPGGWTWQLVHQGMMVTAVDNGPMNPELMASGQVEHVEADGYGWRPRRGIDWMVCDIVDQPRKTAKLAVTWLGEGLCRYTVFNLKLPMKKRYDEWLICRDILVDGLKEAGIGFRLKARHLYHDREEITCFIERTG; translated from the coding sequence ATGGAACAGATTCTTGTGTTTTGCCGGCCAGGCTTTGAAACCGAAGCCGGCCGTGAAATGACTGACTCAGCCTCGGAGCGAGGCATTTTCGGGTATTTTGAGCCCCTGAAAGACCAGGGGCTGGTGCGCTTCTATCCGGCAGCTCCGGAAACTGCCGATGATGTGATGGCTCGTCTGCCTCTTGAGGAGCTGGTCTTCGTCCGTGACTGGATTGTCGTTCTCGGGCAATTCAGCCTGCCAGAGACTGACAGGGTCGGTGCTGTTATCGAGGGAATCCGTGGACTTGGGCGCGGTTTTCCGGGTTGTGCGCGGCTGGAAGTCCGGTTACCGGAAAACAACGCGGATGGAGACCTTGGAAACTTTGCCCGAAAGTGGGTGTCTCCGCTCTCCCGCGGTTTGCGAGGAGCCGGCCTCCTGAAGGCTGACCAGAATGCTCCTGCGCCGGCTCGTCTGGAGGTTTTCCTCCCCGATTTTACGTCGGCGGTCGTCGGTTTCAGTCTGGCGGATAACCGGGCACGTTACGTTGGTGGCATCCCGCGCCTGCGGCTGCCGGCATCAGCGCCCAGTCGTTCTGCCCTCAAGCTCGAAGAGGCCTGGAAGGTGTTTCTGCCCCCGGAACAGGAGCTGGACTACCTTGGTGGTGGCAAGAAGGCCGCGGATCTTGGGGCCGCTCCAGGCGGATGGACCTGGCAGCTTGTGCATCAGGGGATGATGGTAACCGCAGTGGACAACGGCCCAATGAACCCTGAATTGATGGCCTCTGGACAGGTGGAGCATGTTGAGGCGGATGGTTATGGTTGGCGGCCAAGGCGCGGCATCGACTGGATGGTCTGCGACATTGTGGATCAGCCCCGGAAAACGGCAAAATTGGCTGTGACCTGGCTAGGTGAAGGCCTTTGCCGTTACACGGTTTTCAATCTGAAGTTGCCTATGAAAAAGCGCTATGACGAGTGGCTGATTTGCCGGGACATTCTCGTTGATGGCTTGAAAGAGGCGGGCATCGGTTTTCGCCTTAAAGCCCGCCACCTTTACCATGACAGGGAAGAAATAACCTGCTTCATCGAGCGGACGGGTTAA
- a CDS encoding sensor domain-containing diguanylate cyclase, whose translation MSSVLRLIAILCLLLAPALALPDTGSMASDCPVLEATDTAARASLMQYVCYYSAPPGAPGHEARNPDQLPRNINWTPANGRDLVFSHTKSVYWVHLHVRNSGAERAAWYLKLNYPLLDEVTFWQTGNDTTETLVTGDQRPFGSRAVDYRYFLLPVTLDGGETRSLTIRIHSNGALNVPLSFETPAEVIARSNHLTLTHGLFYGALLVFAVFNLLLFFSSGTGYYFYNAFYLAALGLFLFAMGGFANQYFWPDNPGFANTSIPLSLSLCALAMILFGRSFLEVDRGTISETVLKGQAWFCIGFLALTLILPYNKTILLNTVLALTVISSLFIIAAVRWKQGYQPAMWYLLAWLIMLVGGLIYALAAFGYLHDFLAREALMQSAVGGQVILLNYAMVQRWRLLNQKLLDVEHNARTELEFKVHERTAQLRNTMRELEKANRKLSTLSLNDALTGLYNRRHLNNIFPELCAEARRTSQPLTLALVDADHFKNINDTWGHGFGDSCLQFIAEMLTRHVKRPRDVAIRFGGEEFALLLPGTDANGALNVCSALLQDIARTPLLSPDGNKVKITLSAGIASLVSGETQNQLFERADEALYRAKSRGRNRAELSEAVGVQ comes from the coding sequence ATGTCGTCCGTTTTGCGTTTGATTGCCATTCTCTGCCTTTTGCTGGCCCCTGCCCTGGCGCTGCCAGACACGGGTTCGATGGCGTCGGACTGCCCTGTCCTCGAGGCCACCGATACTGCTGCCCGCGCTTCTCTGATGCAATACGTTTGCTATTACAGTGCGCCGCCGGGCGCGCCCGGACATGAAGCAAGGAATCCGGACCAACTCCCCCGAAATATCAATTGGACGCCTGCAAACGGCCGGGACCTGGTATTCAGCCACACCAAATCCGTTTACTGGGTACACCTGCACGTCAGGAACTCAGGCGCTGAGCGGGCCGCCTGGTACCTGAAACTCAACTACCCGCTGCTGGACGAAGTCACATTCTGGCAGACGGGGAATGATACTACAGAGACACTGGTTACCGGAGATCAGCGGCCTTTCGGGTCCAGGGCGGTAGACTACCGGTACTTTCTGCTTCCCGTCACACTGGATGGCGGTGAAACCCGGTCCCTGACGATCAGGATCCACAGCAATGGCGCTCTGAACGTGCCGCTCAGCTTTGAAACCCCGGCGGAAGTCATTGCCCGCAGTAATCATCTGACGTTGACCCACGGGCTATTCTACGGCGCGCTCCTGGTCTTTGCGGTCTTCAACCTGCTGCTGTTTTTCAGCTCCGGGACCGGCTATTACTTCTACAACGCGTTTTACTTGGCAGCACTCGGTCTCTTTCTGTTCGCCATGGGCGGCTTCGCGAACCAGTACTTCTGGCCAGACAACCCAGGCTTTGCCAATACATCCATCCCCTTGTCCTTGTCCCTTTGCGCCCTGGCCATGATCCTTTTCGGCCGGTCCTTCCTGGAAGTAGACCGCGGAACCATCTCGGAAACGGTCCTCAAGGGGCAAGCCTGGTTCTGCATTGGCTTCCTGGCACTGACACTGATACTGCCCTACAACAAAACCATTCTCCTAAATACCGTTCTTGCACTGACGGTTATTTCAAGCCTGTTCATCATCGCAGCGGTTCGTTGGAAACAGGGGTATCAGCCGGCCATGTGGTATCTGCTGGCCTGGCTGATCATGCTCGTTGGTGGTCTGATTTATGCCCTGGCGGCTTTTGGCTATCTGCATGACTTTCTTGCACGGGAGGCGCTGATGCAATCAGCAGTGGGAGGACAGGTGATCCTGCTGAACTATGCGATGGTGCAAAGGTGGCGCCTGCTGAACCAGAAGCTTCTGGACGTGGAACACAATGCAAGGACAGAACTGGAATTCAAGGTGCATGAACGTACCGCGCAGCTGCGGAACACCATGCGGGAACTGGAAAAGGCCAACCGCAAGCTATCGACACTGAGCCTGAACGACGCCCTGACCGGCCTTTACAATCGAAGGCACCTGAACAACATATTCCCGGAATTGTGCGCCGAAGCTCGGCGCACGTCCCAGCCACTGACCCTGGCGCTGGTCGATGCCGACCATTTCAAGAACATTAACGACACCTGGGGCCATGGCTTTGGGGACAGCTGCCTTCAGTTCATCGCCGAAATGCTGACCCGGCACGTGAAACGTCCCCGGGATGTTGCCATCCGATTCGGTGGTGAGGAGTTTGCGTTACTGCTGCCCGGAACCGATGCAAACGGAGCTTTGAATGTCTGTTCTGCATTGCTGCAAGACATCGCCAGGACGCCACTGCTCTCCCCAGACGGCAACAAAGTGAAAATAACCCTCAGCGCAGGTATCGCGTCACTCGTCTCCGGAGAGACTCAGAACCAACTGTTCGAACGGGCCGATGAGGCTCTGTACCGTGCAAAAAGCAGGGGCCGCAACCGCGCTGAGCTCTCTGAGGCTGTCGGGGTGCAGTAG
- a CDS encoding alpha/beta family hydrolase, with product MELIKTKGYGNEPKVVLILAHGAGAPADSTFMEELSAALEQEGIETVRFEFPYMQKRRLDGKKRPPDRESVLLDCFTRVVDQVLSDCGSGSRVLVGGKSMGGRMASILASRREGIDGVACFGYPFHPPGKPDRWRTGHFQDVSCPMLVLQGTRDPFGKPSEMAGHEQELEGIRLHWLEGGNHDFQPLKSQPQTQKELIVAAARETRIFVDERL from the coding sequence GTGGAGTTGATTAAGACCAAAGGCTATGGGAATGAGCCGAAAGTTGTACTGATTTTGGCACACGGCGCCGGTGCGCCGGCCGATTCGACCTTCATGGAGGAGCTTTCGGCAGCCCTGGAGCAAGAGGGCATTGAGACAGTACGTTTTGAGTTTCCGTATATGCAGAAAAGGCGTCTGGATGGAAAAAAGCGACCGCCCGACAGAGAGAGCGTGTTGCTGGACTGCTTTACCCGGGTGGTCGACCAGGTTCTATCAGATTGCGGATCTGGCAGCAGGGTACTGGTGGGTGGTAAATCCATGGGTGGACGCATGGCAAGCATCCTGGCGAGCCGTCGGGAAGGTATTGATGGTGTCGCCTGCTTTGGTTATCCCTTCCATCCGCCCGGTAAGCCTGACCGCTGGCGTACCGGGCACTTCCAGGATGTGAGCTGCCCTATGCTGGTGCTTCAGGGGACAAGGGATCCATTCGGGAAACCGTCCGAGATGGCTGGCCATGAGCAGGAGTTGGAGGGGATCCGTTTGCACTGGCTGGAAGGGGGTAATCATGATTTCCAACCGCTGAAAAGCCAGCCACAGACCCAAAAGGAGCTGATCGTGGCGGCTGCCCGGGAAACCCGGATCTTTGTGGACGAGCGGCTTTGA
- the ccoN gene encoding cytochrome-c oxidase, cbb3-type subunit I produces MSTVNANLTYNYKVVRQFTIMTVVWGIVGMSLGVLIAAQLVWPSLNLDLPFTHFGRLRPLHTNAVIFGFGGSALFATSYYVVQRTCQARLISDGLASFTFWGWQAIIVSAAITLPLGLTSSKEYAELEWPIDIAIAIVWVTYALVFFGTVMKRSTPHIYVANWFYGAFIITVAALHIGNNLALPASAFKSYSAYAGVTDAMMQWWYGHNAVGFFLTAGFLGMMYYFVPKQANRPVYSYRLSIVHFWALIATYVWAGGHHLHYSALPDWAQTAGMVMSLILLAPSWGGMINGMMTLSGAWHKLRTDPILRFLVVSLSFYGMSTFEGPMMAIKTVNALSHNTDWTIGHVHSGALGWVAMISIGAVYHLVPKLWGVQAMYSSALINVHFWLATVGVVLYIVAMWVNGIMQGLMWRAVNEDGTLTYSFVEALEASYPGYFVRFIGGAIFVSGMLLMAYNVYMTVRQKDAVAQDNAATQPA; encoded by the coding sequence ATGAGCACAGTAAATGCAAACCTGACATACAACTACAAGGTGGTAAGGCAGTTCACCATCATGACAGTGGTATGGGGTATTGTAGGTATGTCCCTGGGTGTGCTGATCGCAGCGCAGCTGGTCTGGCCATCCCTCAACCTCGACCTGCCCTTCACCCACTTCGGCCGTCTCCGGCCGCTGCATACCAACGCCGTCATATTCGGCTTTGGTGGAAGTGCCCTCTTCGCTACCTCCTACTATGTCGTGCAACGCACCTGTCAGGCCCGTCTGATTTCAGATGGTCTGGCGTCGTTCACTTTCTGGGGTTGGCAAGCGATCATTGTCTCGGCAGCCATTACCCTGCCGCTCGGCCTTACCTCTTCCAAGGAATATGCCGAACTCGAATGGCCGATCGATATCGCCATAGCCATTGTCTGGGTAACCTACGCACTTGTGTTCTTCGGAACCGTAATGAAGCGCAGCACCCCGCACATCTACGTGGCCAACTGGTTCTACGGTGCCTTCATTATTACGGTTGCGGCACTCCATATCGGCAATAACCTGGCCCTGCCAGCAAGCGCCTTCAAGTCCTACTCTGCATACGCAGGTGTCACCGACGCCATGATGCAGTGGTGGTATGGCCACAACGCCGTTGGCTTTTTCCTGACCGCCGGCTTCCTCGGGATGATGTACTACTTCGTTCCCAAGCAGGCCAACCGCCCGGTTTACTCCTACCGCCTGTCAATCGTCCACTTCTGGGCGCTGATCGCAACCTACGTATGGGCTGGTGGTCACCACCTGCACTACTCTGCGCTGCCAGACTGGGCACAGACTGCAGGCATGGTAATGTCTCTGATTCTGCTGGCACCTTCCTGGGGCGGCATGATCAACGGCATGATGACTCTCTCAGGCGCATGGCACAAACTGCGCACTGACCCTATTCTGCGCTTCCTCGTGGTCTCCCTGTCGTTCTACGGCATGTCCACTTTCGAAGGCCCGATGATGGCCATCAAGACTGTCAACGCGCTTTCCCACAACACTGACTGGACCATCGGCCACGTTCACTCCGGTGCTCTCGGCTGGGTTGCCATGATCAGTATCGGTGCGGTTTATCACCTGGTACCCAAGCTTTGGGGTGTTCAGGCGATGTACAGCTCTGCCCTGATCAACGTGCACTTCTGGCTGGCGACAGTAGGGGTTGTTCTGTACATCGTCGCGATGTGGGTAAACGGCATCATGCAAGGCCTGATGTGGCGCGCTGTCAACGAAGACGGCACCCTGACATACAGCTTTGTTGAAGCCCTGGAGGCCTCCTACCCCGGTTACTTTGTTCGCTTCATCGGCGGAGCCATTTTCGTGAGCGGCATGCTGCTGATGGCTTATAACGTCTACATGACCGTTCGCCAGAAAGATGCGGTTGCGCAGGACAACGCGGCAACACAGCCGGCGTAA